GCCGCGGAATACGCCACCGCGTTCGCCGCTCATCGACTGGGTGCGGCTGAAGCTCGACAGTTCGACGTACTCGTCGTGCGTCAGCTTGGTCGCGATTTCGTCGATCAGGCATGAACACTTGTAGATGTACTCGTGGTTGTTGCCGTAAGCCTGCAGGCATTCGAGCGCAAATTCGACCCGCGAACTGGTCGGGTAGTCATTGGCGGCCGCGGCCGGGCCACCCATCAGCAGCGCGCCGACCGCAGCGACTGTCACGTGGAAGCGATGAAATTTCAAACCGGATCTCCTCATTTGTTTTTGATGAACCGCAGGGGCTCGCTGGCTGGCATCGACAAAAAGGCTAGCACATCGACGCAGACCGCCGTTTTGCTGCCCGAGTTGCACAGGATTCTTTCCCGATGGCTGTGTGCCGTCATCGTGATTTTCGCGGTATGTATGTCCAGTGCAGCACCCGCGCTCGCGCAGCGACTGCCTGAACTGCGTCTGACGCCGTTGGCCGATGGTGTCTATGTGCTGCGTCCTACCTCGTCCGAAGTCAGTCCGGACAACGCCGGTTTCGTGACGCACATCGGGGTGCTGGTCGACCCGCGCGGCCTCATCCTGGTCGGAACCGGCACCAGCCAGCGTTTCGCGCAGCATCTGCTCGCCTTCGTCGCACGCGAGCTGGGCAAACCGGTCATCGCGGCGGTCAATCTTTACGGTGGCGGGGACCATGTGCTGGGCAATCGCGCGTTTGTGTCACGGGGTGTGCCGGTTACAGCGCATATTGAAACAGACCGCTTCATTCGGGCCAGTTGCCACAGCTGTGTCGAACGCCTGACGGCTGCACTGGGCGAAAATATGATGTCAGGTACCGAACCCACCCCCGCAAGCGTGACCTTCGAACATTCAGGCCGGCTGACCGGCGTATCCCGTCGGCTGAAATTGCTGCACTACGGGCACACCTTCCAGCCCGGCGCGACCGCGTTGCTGGACGAGGCCAGCGGCACGCTGTTCGCGGGCGAACTGGCGGCGACGCACTACCTGCCCGATCTGTACAACGCGAACGAAATCGGCTGGGTCGCCGCCCTCGATGCGCTGATCGCACTGGACGCGCGGCAGGTGGTGCCGGCGCATGGCGTGCCGGGCGGACGTGAAGTTCTCGAAGCGCCGCGCCGTTATCTGCAGCAACTGGTCGAGCGCGTGGATGCGTTGTACGCCGGCGGCGCGACGCTTGAAGAGGCGCTGGATCAGGTAGACCTTGCGGAATTCCGCGACTGGCACGGCTATGCCCGGTGGCATCGCCGCAACGTGCATTTCGCCTATCTGCACCGGGAAGCCCGCGCCTTCGGCCCGCAGTGAAGTCCAGGCGTGGATCAGGACACGGCCCGGCGCCGCGCCCCACACAACAGAATTGATCGATGAGGATGAGCCTACATGTCGGAACCGTTTTCCATACCGCTTGAGCAGATGCGACGCATGGTCAAGCCCACGCCCAAGGGGCGCGCGCTCGACCCGGTTGCCGTCGAAGAGGTGCAGGCACTGCTCGGTCGCATGCCGCGCCGTCCGGATCTGCTGATCGAATGTCTGCACCTGCTGCAGGACACCTACCGCGCAGTGCATGCGCGCCATCTCGCCGCACTGGCGGCCGAACTGAAGATGGCGCAGGCCGAGGTGTACGAGGTCGCGACCTTCTATCACCACTTCGACGTGCTGCGTGAAGGCGAGGGCGCGCCGGCCGAACTGACCGTACGCGTGTGCGACACGCTGTCCTGCAAGATGGCCGGTGCGGACGATCTGCTGAAAAAGCTGCCGGGCATCCTGGGCACCAAAGTGCGCGTCATACCGGCACCCTGTGTCGGCCGTTGCGAACAGGCGCCGGTCGTCGTGGTCGGCCAGAACGCCTTGGGCGGCGCCACCGATGCAACGGTGAAGGCCGCCGTGAAGGCGAATGAATCGACCCATCCGCTGCCGCGTTACGTCGGCTACAAGGCTTACCTCAAAGCGGGCGGTTACCAGCTGTTCCGCGATCTGGTGGAAGGCCGTCGCGATGTCGAATCGGTCATTCAGGCCATGGAACATTCCGGACTGCGCGGTCTGGGCGGGGCCGGATTCCCGGCCGGCCGCAAGTGGCGCATCGTGCGTGCGGAGGCTGCGCCGCGGCTGATGGCAATCAATATCGACGAGGGCGAACCGGGCACCTTCAAGGACCGCTGGTACCTCGAACGCGATCCGCATCGCTTCCTCGAAGGCATGCTGATCGCCGCGTACTGCGTCGGCATCGGCGAGGTGTACGTCTATCTGCGCGACGAATACGCCCATGTGCGCGACATCCTGCAGAAGGAACTGAAGAAGCTGCTGGCCGATCCGCCCTGTGCGCTGCCGCCGATCCATCTGCGCCGCGGCGCGGGCGCCTACATCTGCGGCGAAGAGTCGGCGATGATCGAATCGATCGAAGGCAAGCGCGGCATGCCGCGTCTGCGCCCGCCGTATGTCGCCCAGGTCGGCCTGTTCGGTCATCCGACGCTGGAACACAATATGGAAACCGTGTTCTGGATCCGCGACATCGTGGAAAAGGGCGCGGAATGGTTCGCCGGCCACGGCCGCAACGGTCGCAAGGGACTGCGTTCGTTCTCGGTGTCGGGCCGCGTGAAGAAGCCGGGCGTGCATCTGGCGCCGGCCGGCATTTCGGTGCGCGAACTGATCGATGAATACTGCGGCGGCATGCTGCCGGGTCACACCCTGTACGGCTATCTTCCGGGCGGCGCATCCGGCGGCATCCTGCCGGCCAGCCTCGGCGACATTCCGCTCGATTTCGACACGCTGCAGCCCTACGGCTGCTTCATCGGATCGGCGGCGGTCATCATCCTGTCCGACCAGGACCGCGCGACCGATGCGGCGCGCAACATGATGCATTTCTTCGAACATGAGTCGTGCGGCCAGTGCACGCCCTGCCGTGTCGGCACGGCCAAGATGAACACGCTGATGGAAGCCCCGGTGTGGGACACCGATCTGGTCGAGGAACTGTCACAGACCATGGTGGACGCGTCGATCTGCGGCCTCGGGCAGGCAGCACCGAATCCGGTGCGCTGCGTCATCAAGTATTTCCCTGACGAAATCAAGTGAAGGGACGGCAACCCAAATGAATGCACCCATTGATGCTTCGGTGATCGCGCAATCGATCGAATTCACGCTGGACGGCCAGTCGATGACGGCCCGTGTCGGCGAAACCATCCTGCAGGCGGCGGCCCGCCAGGGTGTGGACATCCCCCACCTCTGCTACAAGGACGGCTACCGTCCGGACGGGAACTGCCGCGCCTGCGTGGTCGAGATCGACGGCGAACGCGTACTCGCGCCGAGCTGCTGTCGCGCACCGACGCCCGGCATGAACGTCAAGGCCGAATCGGAGCGCGCCGTGAAGGCGCAGAAGATGGTGGTCGAACTGCTGCTGTCGGACATGCCGGAGCAGACCTACAAGCCCGATTCCGAACTGGCCCATTGGGCGGAAAAGCTCGGCGTGACAGGGTCGCGCTTCGAAGGCCGCGAGCAGCCGGCATGCGACCAGTCGCATCCGGCGATGAGTGTGAACCTCGACGCCTGCATCCAGTGCAACCGCTGCGTGCGCGCCTGTCGCGAAGAGCAGGGCAATGACGTGATCGGCTATGCCTTCCGCGGTTCGGCGTCGAAGATCGTGTTCGACCAGGACGACCCGATGGGTGCGTCGACCTGCGTGGCCTGCGGCGAATGCGTGCAGGCCTGCCCGACCGGCGCGCTGATGCCGGCCGGCGGTGTCGGCATGGTGAAGATGGACAAGACCGTCGACTCGGTCTGCCCGTACTGCGGTGTGGGTTGCCAGCTGACGTATCACGTCAAGGACGACCGCGTACTGATGGTGACCGGCCGTGACGGTCCGGCCAACGAAGAGCGCCTGTGCGTGAAGGGCCGCTTCGGCTTCGACTACGCGCGTCATCCGCAACGCCTCACGAAGCCACTGATCCGTCGTGCCGATGCACCGAAGCACAAGAATTTCGTCGTCGATCCGGGCAATCCGCTGTCGGCGTTCCGCGAAGCGAGCTGGGAAGAGGCGATCGAGTACGCAACGAGCCGGCTGCGCAGCATCCGCGACACCAAGGGACCGAATGCGCTGGCCGGTTTCGGTTCGGCCAAGGGCTCGAACGAAGAGGCCTATCTGTTCCAGAAGCTGATCCGCACCGGCTTCGGCACCAACAACGTCGATCACTGCACGCGCCTGTGCCATGCCTCGTCGGTCGCTGCGCTGCTCGAAGCGGTTGGCTCGGGCGCGGTGTCGAATCCGGTGCGCGATGTGCTGCACTCCGACGTGATCTTCCTGATCGGCGCCAATCCGCTGGTCAATCACCCGGTCGGCGCGACCTGGATCAAGAACGCGGTCAAGCAGGGCGCGCGCCTCATCGTGTGCGATCCGCGCCGCAACGACCTGCAGCGCTACGCCACGCATTTCCTGCAGTTCAAGCCGGACACCGACGTGGCCATGCTCAACGCGATGATGCACGTCATCATCGAAGAAGGTCTGGTCGACGAGGCCTTCGTGCGCGACCGCACCTCGGGTTTCGATGCGCTGAAGAAGAACGTGGCCGATTTCAGTCCGGAACGCATGGCCAAGATCTGCGGCATTCCGGCCGAAACGCTGCGCGAGGTGGCGCGCATGTTCGCGACCTCAAAGGCGTCGATGATCCTCTGGGGCATGGGCGTGTCACAGCACGTGCATGGCACCGACAATGCGCGCTGCCTGATTTCGCTGGTCATGATGACCGGCCAGATCGGTCGCCGCGGCACCGGCCTGCATCCGCTGCGCGGCCAGAACAACGTGCAGGGTGCGTCCGACGCCGGCCTCATCCCGATGGTGTTCCCGGACTACCAGGCGGTCGGCAACAAGACCATCCGCGACAAGTTCGAAGAACTGTGGGGCAGCCGTCTCGACGCCAACCCGGGTCTGACCGTGGTTGAAATCATGGATGCCATCCATGCCGGCAAGCTCAATGGCTGCTACATCATGGGTGAAAATCCGGCCATGTCCGACCCGGACGTCGAGCACGCGCGCGATGCGCTGGCGAAGCTCGACTGCCTGGTGGTGCAGGACATCTTCCTGACCGAAACGGCCTACTTCGCCGACGTCGTACTGCCGGCGTCGGCCTTCCCTGAGAAGACCGGCACCTTCACCAATACCGACCGCCAGGTGCAACTGGGTCGTCAGGCGATCAATCCGCCGGGTGACGCGCGGCAGGACCTGTGGATCATCCAGCAGATGGCCAATGGCATGGGGCTGGACTGGCGCTACGATGGCGCGAAGGACGTGTTCAACGAAATGCGCAAGGCGATGCACTCGATCGCCGGCATCACATGGGAACGGCTGGAAGCCGAGCACTCTGTCACCTACCCGTGCGAGAACGAGGGCGATCCGGGCGACGAGGTGGTGTTCATCGAAAGCTTCCCGACCCAGTCGGGCCGCGCCAAGCTGGTGCCGGCCAAGCTGATTTCGGCCAACGAGAAGCCGGACGCCGACTATCCGATGGTGCTGATCACCGGCCGTCAGCTCGAGCACTGGCACACGGGTTCGATGACACGCCGGGCTTCGGTACTCGACAACATCGAGCCGATCGCGACCGTCACGATCAACCCGGCCGACATGGCGAAGCTGAAACTGCGGCCGGGCGAGGTGGTGACGGTCGAATCGCGCCGCGGCAAGATCGCGCTGTACGCGCGCGTCGATGGCAATGTGCCGGTCGGTGCCGTGTTCATCCCGTTCGCGTATTACGAAGCCGCCGCCAACATGTTGACCAATCCGGCGCTGGACCCGTTCGGCAAGATTCCGGAGTTCAAGTACTGTGCGGTGCGCCTGAAGAAGGGCGGGACACCGACCCAACTGACGACCTACGGCGGCGGTCAGGCGAAGATGGTAACTGCCTGATCCGTTGCGCATTCATGAAAAACCGGGGCCGAGTGCCCCGGTTTTTTTTGCCCCTGCACCGGGTATTGTCATTGACGGCAGGTGAGGCGGACGGCTACCCTGCGCGTGCTTCAGGTGCCCTGACCAGCGTTCGCTGCGAGGGGTGAAACGGGAAGTCCGGTGAGTGCCTGCAACCAGGTCGCGATCCCGGCGCTGCCCCCGCAACGGTAAGCGAGTCGTAGCGATTCAATCAGCCACTGTGCGCCACGCATGGGAAGGCGAATCGCACATTTCCCTCGCGAGCCCGGAGACCGGCCTGACGCATTTGACCGATGGCTGCGGTGGGCGGCGGAGGTGCGTATTTCCTTTGCCGGTCGCTTTTCCGCGCAGGTCGTGCGTCGCTTCCCGTTTGCTTCAGATCATCGGATTTCCGCAATTCGCCGGCGGGTGCTGCCGGCGCTGCAAGGAGGTCTGCATGCGTACCATTCTTCTAACATCCCTCATCGGACTGGCGTTTGCCGGTTCCGCCCACGCCGGCCCGTTCGCGCCGGCCGCCGGTCAGCCCGGCTCGACGGCCATCAGCAAGGACAGTCCTGCTTTCGTCCAGTGGGCGACCGGCCATCTCGACTACCTGCCGGGTCCCAATGTCGACGCCACATGGCAGACGCCGGAAAAGGGTCTGGGCGTGGCCCAGGGCGGCGCGACCGACATCGTCGTTCTCGGCGACGGCGGACGCATCACGCTCACCTTTGACGGCTACATCACGAACGGTGCCGGCGCCGATTTCGCGGTGTTCGAAAACGGCTTCATGGACACCTTCCTGGAACTGGCCTTCGTCGAAGTGTCGTCCAACGGGACCGATTTCTTCCGCTTCCCGAACTTCTCCTTCACCGCCAGCCCGGTCGGTGGCTTCGGCCTGATCGATCCGACCAATATCGACGGTCTGGCTGGCAAGTACCGCGCCGGCTTCGGCACCCCCTTTGATCTCGAGGTGCTGAGCGGCGTCGCCGGGCTGGATGTTAACAAGGTGCAGTACGTGCGCCTGATCGACGTCGTCGGCAATGGCTCGACCTTCGACAGCTTCCCGGCCGAATTCGGCGGCCCGCACCCCATCTACGACCCGTACCCGACCACCGGCAGCAGCGGCTTCGACCTCGACGCGGTCGGCGTCATCCACTACGCGGCACTGCCCGCCGTGCCCGAGCCGTCGCAATGGGCGATGTACTGCGCCGCACTGGGCCTGCTCGGTCTGGTCGCCCGCCGTCGCGGCTGAGGCCGCCCCCGCTCACCACGAAAGATCAATGACATGAACAAGACACTCATCACCCTTGCCCTGGCTGCACTGGCAGCCAGCCATGCCGCGCACGCAGCGACCCCTTCGGTTGCCACGTTCGAAGACGCGCCGCTGGCATCCGAAAGCCACTTCTTCCCGCAAGTCACGACCACCTTCACCAGCGGAGCCGCCACCTTCAACCACACCTACTCGGACTTCGGTGGCGGCTGCTGCCATGTCGACTGGGTGTATTCGAACCGCACCGACACGACGACCGGCAACTTCACCAATCAGCACAGCGCGATCACCGGCGGCGGCGTCGACGGATCGGCCCATTACGCGATCGCCAATTTCGGTGCGCCGACGATCAGCTTTGCGTCGGCCGTCAGCGTGCAGGGTGCTTACTTCACCAACACCACGTTCACCGGTCGCACCATGCTCGACGGCGACACCCTGTTCGGCTTTTCGAAGAAGTTCGGCGGCGCCAGCGGCGATGACCCCGACTACCTGAAGCTGACCATCATCGGCAGGGACAGTGGCGGTACGACGACCGGCAGCGTCGACTTCATGCTGGCCGACTACCGGTTCGCCGATAACACGCAGGACTACGTGGTGACCGACTGGCGCTGGGTCGATCTCGCGGCGCTCGGCACGGTCAGCAGTCTGCAGTTCGCGCTGGCGTCGAGCGACAGCGGTGAATTCGGCATCAACACGCCGGCCTATTTCGCGCTCGACAATCTGACCGTCACCGCAGTACCGGAACCGGAACAGGCGGCGCTGCTGCTGGCCGGTCTGGCGTTGGTCGGCGCGATCGCGCGTCGCCGTCGCGGCTGATCGACCCGGAGTCACCCGCACGCCCTCTGCGGTGTGCGGGTGATGCGCATTGATGCATCGCTTCCGCCTTTTGCTGTTGCTTACCGTGTCGCCCGGCCTGGCCCTCGCACAGGCTTCGGCGTCGCGCGTGCACGAGCTCGATGAAGTCGTGATCAGCGCGCCGTCGGCAGCCGACACGCTGCGTGTGGTGCCGCACAGTGTGTCGGTCATCACGACCGAAGACATCGAGCGTTCGCCGTCGCGCAGCGTGGCCGAAGTGCTGGGTCGCGAAGCGAACCTCAACATCCAGAGCTATTTCGGCCGCGACAAGGGCGCCACCGTCGACATGCGCGGCTTCGGGGCCACGGCAGTCAGCAATGTGCTGGTGCTGGTCGATGGCGTCAGGCTGAACGCGTCGGATCTGTCCGGCGCAGACCTGTCGTCGGTTGCGCTTTCCCAGGTCGAACGCATCGAAGTGCTGCGTGGCGGCGGCGCCGTGCGCTACGGTGACGGCGCGGTCGGCGGCATCATCCATGTGCTGACAAGGCGTCCGCGGAGCGGGCCGCTGAAAGGCGAATTCGAGGCGCGCACCGCTTCATACGACACGCAGGAACTGCGCTTCAGCGCGTCCGGCGGCGCGGGGCCCCTGTCCGGCCGCATCGATGTCGGGCGGCTCGACGGCAACGGCTACCGGGACAACGACGAACAGCGCCGACGCGATACCGCGGCCGAACTGCGCATCACGCCTGACGGCGCGTTGTCCTTCATGGACGTGCTGCTGCGCGTGTCGCGTCACACCGACGAATACAAGCTGCCGGGTCCGGTGTCGCGCGAACGCTTCCTGTCCGGCAGTGCTGCGCTGCGTCGTTCGAGCACGGCGTCACCGCTTGACGGCGGCAGTACGGACGACCGCAAGTTCGGCACGCTGTGGCGCTTCGATCTGGGCGATTTCGGTCTGGTCGAATTCCAGACCGACCACCGTACGCGCGACAATCCGTATCTGATCGGCGTCAATCCGGCACAGCCGCTGAGCGATCAGCAATACACGATCGAATCGACGCGGCGCGACGTGCAGTTGCGCTACGACCTCGACTACAGCGCATTCGGCCGCATCCATTCCTTCGGTGCCGGCTTTGTCACGCAATCGTCCGACTATCTGCGGCGCGACGTCGGCCGCACCGTGATCGACCAGTCAAGGCTGCGTACCGGCGACCTCAATGGTCAGGCCTGGTATGCGGAGACGGTGTTCCGCGCGACCGATGCGCTGCGCTTGAACGCCGGCTGGCGCAGCGACGACACGAAAAGCCGCACCGAAGCAGCCACCTACCGGCGCACCTGCCAGTTCCAGAACGTGTTCATTCCGGGACTGGGCTTCATTCCGGTGGAAATTCCGGGCAGTTGCGTCACCGGCTTCGAATCTGACAGCCGCTACGCGTCGAGCACGAAAAGCCATGCTGCGGAGCTGGGGGTGAGCTGGCAGCCGGTGAAGGCGCTGGTCGCCTTTGCCAGCGTGTCGCGCAACTTCCGCACCCCGAACATCGACGAACTGGCGCTGGCGTCGTCCGATCTGCGCGCGCAGCGCGGTCGCACGATAGAAGCCGGTGTGCGTCTGCAGCCTGACGACCGTCTTTCGCTCGGGCTTACGCTGTTCCGCCTGCGCAATCAGGATGAAATCTACTTCGACAGCACCGGCGTGCCGAGCGTGAACCGCAACTACGACCTGCCGACCCAGCGCACCGGCGTCGAGCTGGAAACGCGCTGGCAGCCGTCCGCCGCCTGGCTGTTCGCTGCCAATGCCGGCTACGTGCAGCCGCGTTTCAAGGGCAGCGATGCCGACATTCCGCTGGTGCCGCGCTGGACCGCGAATGCGCGTGCGGAGTGGCTGCAGACGCCTTCGCTGCGCTGGATCGCTGCGGCGCGCCATGCCGGGCGACGCTTCGACGGCAATGACCTCGACAATCGCAGCTTCGCCGAACTGCCGTCCTACACGGTGTTCGATCTTGCGCTGCGCCTCGATCTGGGCGGCGGTGCGCAACTGGCGGCCGGCATCAACAATGTGTTCGACAAGGTGTATTCGACCATCGCCTTTTCGGAAACCTATTACCCGATGCCCGAGCGCAATGGCTACGCCAGCCTGCGCTGGCGCTTTTAGCTCAGTTCCGGTGCAGCGCCCGCGTGCTGCGCTGCGCGAAATAGAACCACTCGTTGCCCGGTGTCGAGGTCGGGTTCGGAAACACGATGTAGCCGTCCTGCGGCGCAATGACCGGCGTGCCATCATGGCGGGTGCCGATCGCGTCGCCGGCGCTGACCGGGTCGAAGCTGCACCAGGCGCGCGCAAATTCATCGTCCGGATGCAAGCGGTCCACCACCTCGGTCAGACGCAGCAGTTCGAAGCTGTCGCGCGCCGCAGGCGCGGGTGCTTCGACCAGCCTCAGGTGGGCCAGCGTGTTGCGGATGGCGCGCCAGGCGAATTCGGGCGCAGCCGGATCGTCGTGCTGGCCGCATTCCAGCGTCACTGCATAGCCGCCCATGCGGCGCATGTATTCGGTGGTGCCGATGCCGTAGTCCGGATCGGTCGACAACAGGTGGGCACGCTCGGTCGGCGCGGTGCGGGCGAGTCGCTTGCGCACGCCGGTCGCGTAGGTGTCGAGCCAGCCCTCGACCAGACGTCGCGCACCGAGGCGCAGCGCCAGCGCCTCTTCGGCGGCCGCGTGCGAAAAGGCCTCTAGCGTGCCGTCGTTGTCCTGCGGCCCCAGCATCGCGAACGGTTCGCCGCCGGTGTGGAAGGAATGCAGGTCGAGCAGCACGTCATGCGCGGCGAGCAGCGGACACAGCACGTTGGCGATGCGGTCTTCGTAGTCCTGCGGCTCGGCAACCGGACGCAGGTTGCGGTTCAGATTGCGGTCGCCGGCGCGCCGCTTCAGCGTCCAGGCGAGCGGATTGGTGATCGGCACGAAGGTGACGGTGCCGCGCACGATGACGAGGTCGCCCCGCGCCAGCTCGTCGAGCACGCGCTCGATGCCGCGCGTGCCGCCGATTTCGTTGCCATGGACCGCGCCGAGCACGATCAAGCGCGGCCCGGCTTCGAGGCCATGGAAGGTGTGTGAGGCGAGACTGTGCGTGGAAGGATTCATCGATGCGGAATGCGGTTCATGAACTGCAGGACAGGGCGGAACAGCCGGGCTTGTTGCGCGCCCATTCGGGGCGGCGGCCGGCCAGATCATCGAATTCGGGTTGTTCGTCGTACGGCCGCTGCATCATCTTCAGCAGCCGCTCGATCATCGTGGTGTCGCCGGCAGTGGCATCGTCGATGGCGCGCTGCGCCAGCCAGTTGCGCACGATGTATTTCGGGTTGGTCGCATTCATGCGCGCGATGCGCGCCGCATCGGCCTCGCCGCCGGCCGTGATGCGCTGCGCCCAGCCCTGCAGCCATCCGAGCACGGCGCGGCCATGGTCGGCGGACGGGCCGTCACCGCTGTAGAAGGCTGCGTTCAACGGCGCCAGTGCCGCCGCATCGCCCGCGAGGGCTTTGGCCACCGGCACCTCGGCCAGTGCGCGGAAAAAGATCGTGAAGTCGCATTCTTCCGCCTGCAGCAGCTGGAACAGTTCGCTGCGCATGGCCTGTTCCGCCTCGTCGGCCGATGCGGGAAGGCCGAGCTTGTCGGCCAGCATCTGCGTCCAGCGTTCGGAAAAGGTCTGTTCGTAGCCCTCAAGTGCGGCATCGACCGCGGCCTGATCGTCGATCAGCGGCGACAGCGCAGCCGCGAGCCGTGACAGGTTCCAGTAGCCGATCTGCGGCTGGCGGCCGTAGCAGTAGCGCCGGCCCTGGGCGTCGGTGGTATTCGGCGTCCACATCATGTCGACGCCTTCGAGCCAGCCGTAGGGGCCGTAGTCGATCGTCAGGCCGAGGATGGACATGTTGTCGGTGTTCATGACGCCATGCACGAAGCCGACGCGCATCCACTCGACCATCAGCACCGCGGTACGGCGGCAGATTTCCGCGAACCACTCCGCCGGCGACGCGATGCCCGGGAAGTGGTGTGTCATCACCCAGTCTGCGAGCTTGCGCTGCAGGTCGAGCTCCTCGTGCGACGCGAGGATTTCGAAGTGGCCGAAGCGCACGAAGCTTGGGGCGACGCGGCACACGATGGCGCCAGGTTCGTATTCGGGGTGTCCGTCGTAGAACATGTCGCGCACCACCCGGTCGCCGGTCGCGACCAGGCTGAGCGCGCGCGTGGTCGGAATGTCGAGGTGGAACATGGCTTCGCTGCACAGGAATTCGCGCACCGACGAACGCAGCACGGCGCGGCCATCGGCACGCCGCGAGTAGGGTGTCGGGCCGGCGCCCTTGAGCTGCAGTTCCTGGCGTTGCCCTGCCGTATCGATCATTTCGCCCAGCGTGATGGCGCGGCCGTCGCCGAGCTGGCCAGCCCAGTTGCCGAACTGGTGTCCGCCGTAACGCGCCGCGTAGGGCTGCATGCCGGGCAGGATGCGATTGCCGGCCAGCGCCTCGACCGCCGCGTCGACGCGCCCCGGGCGGCGCAGTCCGAGCTGGTCGCCCAGCACGTCCGACCAGGCCAGCAGTTCGGGCGCGGCGACCGGCGTCGGCGAGGTCAGCGTGTAGGACGCATCGATGACCGGGCGCGAGCGCATGTCGGCGGAAGGATCAGCGGGCAGGCTGCGCACGAACAGATTGTCGAACTCGATTTCATCGAGCCGTCGGGCGGCAATGGACATGGTTGATGGACTCGGGCGAGGCAGGGCGGACGCAAGACCTCATTGTGAGCGATGTAAGTGGCTGCAGGTTCAATCGTGCCCGAGCAACGCCACATATTCGCGCAGCGCGCAGGCAGAGATGCCGCGTGTGATGAACACGATGGTCGAACCGCGGTCCGCATCCGGCCAGTCGGCCAGCGGCGTGGGCGGATGCAGCGTGTGCTGCACGCCGTGCAACGCCAGCGGCCCGGTGCGCCCCTCGACGTCGAGCAGCGCCTTCATGCGCAGCAGGCCCGGACCGGCGATGTCCGGCCAGCCGGCGAGCCAGGCGTCGAGCCGGGACGTGCGGATCGGCTGATCGATGGCAAAGCTGTCTGCGCGAATGGCGTGCGGTGCGTCCGTTGTCACGGGTCGAAAGCGTAACGGCCGGGCCGGTGGGACGTCGAGCAGCGCCATCAGTTCGGCGCTGTCGGACACGCGTTGAAGATCGATCTGCGGCGCAAAGGGATTGATGCGCTCGAGCTGTGCACACAGCGCACCGAGCGCGTCGGCATCGGCCAGATCGGACTTGCTGATCAGCAGGCGGTCGGCGGCGGCGATCTGGCGTACGGCTTCATCCTGTGTCGCCAGCGTGCCGGCAGCATGCAGCGCGTCCACCACCGTCAGCGTGCAGCGCAGGCGGTAGCGCGCGGCAATGCGGTTGTCCTGCGTCAGGGTGCGCAGGATGGGCGCCGGGTCGGCGAGACCGGTCGTTTCGATGACGATGCGTTCGAACTGCCGGCGACCTGCGCGCGCGAAGCGCCAGTGCGCGTCGCGCAGCGTCTGCGCCAGATCGCCGCGCAGGCTGCAGCAGACGCATCCGCCGGGCAATTCGACCACGGGTTGCTCCGCCGAGTGGGTCACCAGCAGATGGTCGAGCGAGGCATCGCCATACTCGTTGATGACGACCAGCGTATCGGACATGCCGGGTGAGGCGAGCAGGCGGTTCAGCAGCGTGGTCTTTCCGCTGCCCAGAAATCCGGTCAGCAGGATGATCGGAAGCGGGCTGTCGTTCATGCAGGCACACCTTCGAGCAGTGCGGTGCGGGTACGCG
The sequence above is a segment of the Methyloversatilis sp. RAC08 genome. Coding sequences within it:
- a CDS encoding CobW family GTP-binding protein, producing the protein MNDSPLPIILLTGFLGSGKTTLLNRLLASPGMSDTLVVINEYGDASLDHLLVTHSAEQPVVELPGGCVCCSLRGDLAQTLRDAHWRFARAGRRQFERIVIETTGLADPAPILRTLTQDNRIAARYRLRCTLTVVDALHAAGTLATQDEAVRQIAAADRLLISKSDLADADALGALCAQLERINPFAPQIDLQRVSDSAELMALLDVPPARPLRFRPVTTDAPHAIRADSFAIDQPIRTSRLDAWLAGWPDIAGPGLLRMKALLDVEGRTGPLALHGVQHTLHPPTPLADWPDADRGSTIVFITRGISACALREYVALLGHD